DNA from Cyprinus carpio isolate SPL01 chromosome B3, ASM1834038v1, whole genome shotgun sequence:
GTCGATGCCCACCTTCTGTCTTCTTGGCTGTAATATGGAAACACTTGCTGTCACCACAAATGTCATGACCGTTATACTGTCTCGTGCATCTATAGATAGCTAGTTATCTGTGAgttcacagcagcagcagcattctGACCTTCTcatcacagcagcagcagcagcagcagcggatGAGAACCAAGATGACCAGCAACAGCACCATGCCTATGGACATTTAACATCTCCTTACTAATTCTTAATTACTTCTCTCCATCTCTTATTTTTGCATAATTCTATCTCACCTATAAAGATGAAGAAGACCGCAAACGAGGCAATGTCCCAGTCCGACTGAAACATCTTCTTTGACTGTAGTCTAGAGACCACATCATTGAACTGGTTCTCAAAATCCTGCTGAATGCTCTTATCCATGACTTCAGCAAGAGGATTCCTGAATGGGGGATTTTTATTAATCACACGCTGTTATCGAAAATAGAAACTAAGCCCGATGCCCATAAACGAATCCAACCTGTTCAACACGCAAATGTACTCAAATTACATCCTGAATGAACAGGAAGTTGTTCTTTCTAGTTTTCTaagaaaagaactgaaataaacCAAGTGATAATAAACCACCACGACAATCTTAAGGTATAAACTATATTCTAAActtcaggggaaaaaaatattttgaattaagaaacaAGATGTTATAGGGGAAAAATAGCGTACTTCAAAGAAAATCAAAGAACTCCATCCTTATGTATACTAATCGTATATAAACACATAATCTGCCTAAATTGGTTTATTTTCTATTCCACAGTGACTGTCCTAATGTATCTTCCAGAGGAATTATCGACCACTCACctgttgtttttgctgtggtgTTTCCGGGTTGGTGCGCACACCTGTGTGCTGTGCTGCTCTGAGCAGCTCTTGTTCTTGAAGGCTGTTCAGATAGTTTTGCGGAAGTGCGATGATTGCACAAAACTACAGGAATCTAGTCATAAAGTACTGGCCTTCGTGTGGTGTTGACAAAATATTAACCACAGAGAATGCACCATACCCTGCTCGATATCAAAAAAGCTGGCAGGTGTAATATAAAGCCATTCAATAAATAATCTCTCTAGATGTGCGCTGTATTCTTTTTTCAGATTCAGGTAACACAGGTGTggtaaacataaacataattaaaaaatatgtgactctggaccacaaaactagtcatgaGGGACAATGTTTTacaattgagatttatacaactatatcatctgaaagctgaataaataagatttcattgatgtatggtttgttaggatatttGGCCATCTAgcctatttgaaaatctgaatctgagggtgcaaacaaatctaaatattgaaaaaatcacctttaaagttgcccaaattaagttcttagcaatgcatattaggCTACTaattaagtttttacattttcaaaaatatcttcatggaacatgatatttactcaATATCGTAATgagttttggcataaaagaaaaatctataattttgaaccaaacaatgtattgttggctattgctacaaatatacccccatgacttatgactggttttgtgctccagggtcacaatcaacaacaaccacaaaaataatatgaaaagaaGAAGTGAAGGGTCGGTAATCGCTAAATATAataagacaaaagaaagaaagaaagaaagaaagaaagaaagaaagaaagaaagaaagaaagaaagaaagattattattgtgGGTCCAGTACCAAACTTCCACTAAAGGGGTCGCTGTCTCATTTCATTCAGTATGCGAGGAATGACCTCTGACCCGTTGTTTACGTGGAAGGAGAGCTGTTCGTGCTTCCGGGTTTGAGTTCTGCAGCAGTTATCTGCTCAGTTTTAAAGAGATGGCTACAGTACCGGCCCAGTCTCTCCGGGTCTCAGAGATTAAAGACCCCACCGTTTTATTTGAGCGGTACAGCACGGAGGACATCCGCGTTATCGAGAGGAAAGTGCGCGGAGAGATCGAGCAGAAGAAGGAGGAACTTCGACAGATGGTCGGTGAACGCTACCGGGATTTGATCGACGCTGTTGACACGATCGGTGAGATGAGACAGTGCTCGGAAAGTGTCGTT
Protein-coding regions in this window:
- the LOC109049906 gene encoding small integral membrane protein 22-like, with amino-acid sequence MDKSIQQDFENQFNDVVSRLQSKKMFQSDWDIASFAVFFIFIGMVLLLVILVLIRCCCCCCCDEKPRRQKVGIDNLGMEP